The nucleotide window CCGCCGACCTGGGCCGCTTGCACCGCCTGCAGCAGCTGCAAATCGACCAGAACGTGCTGACCGAGCTGCCGCCCAGCATCGGGGGCCTCGACAGCCTGAGGTTTTTGCTCACGGCCTGGAACAACTTCACCTCCCTGCCCGAGCAGCTGGGCCAGCTCAGCCGCCTCGAATACCTGGACAGCTCCCACAACCAGCTGCTGTTTTTGCCCGCGACCCTGCCCCGGTTGCAGAGCCTGCGCTACGTCTACCTCAATGACAACAAGCTCCAGCGCCTGCCCGAGCAGCTGGGCCAGCTGGGCCGCCTGCAGGAGCTAAATCTGGCCAACAACCAGCTCGAAACCCTGCCCAAAAGTCTGGGTGGCTGCCGGGAGCTCAAGGTGCTCATTGTGTCGGGCAACCAGCTCAAGGCCCTGCCCAACAGCCTGGGCGACTTGCAGAACCTGGAAATTCTGATTGCCAACGACAACCAGCTCAAGGGCCTGCCCCGTTCCCTGGGCCGCCTGACCAAGCTCAAAACCATTATTGTGAAGGGCAATGCCTTTACGCCGGCAGCCCGCCAACGCGCCGAGGCCCTGTTGCCCCAGGCGCACATCTATTTTCAATGAACCGCCCTTTGCTTTGCTTTTCCGGCCCCTTCCGGGCCCTGCTGCTGGGTTTGGCCACGCTGCTGTTTTCCTTTGCCGTGCTCCACAAAACGCCCGTCGAGCAGGTGCAGGACTACTACACGCTGCACCTACGCCGTTTTCACGACCAGCTGACCCGGTTTCAGGACGTAGCTTACTCGGCCGATACCACGGCCCTGCGCCGGCAGTTTGCCGCCTGCCGCACCGAGTACAAGCAGCTGGAGTTTGCCGTCGAATACTACTATCCGCACGCGGCCCAGCGCCTCAACGGGGCCAATCTGCCCGAAACCGAGGCCGGGGAGCCCGATGAGGTAATCCCGCCCTCCGGCTTTCAGGTGCTGGAGGAATACGTGTACGCCGCCCCACCGACGACCGGGCCAACCGCGACCTGGTGCACCAGGAAATCGACAACATGCTCTATCAGGTGCGCCACCTCGAGCAGCAGGCGCCCATGCTAGCCTTCACCGACGCGGAAGTATTCGACGCGGTGCGGCTCAACCTCTACCGGCTGGCTTCCAAAGGCCTTTCCGGCTTCGACTCCCCCGCCGCCCATGCGTCCCTGCCCGAGGCCGCTGCCACCCTGGAATCCACGACCCAGGTGCTGAGCTTGTTCAATGTACCCCCGGCCCTGCGCGCCCAGCTGGCCCGCTGCCGGGCAGCCGTAGCAGCACCCGGCCAGGATTTCGACCGGTTTGACCGGGCCCGGTTTTTTGTGCGCTGCTTCAACCCAGCCCTGGCCGGCCTGCAACAGGCCCAGCAGCAACTCAAGATTCCCTACGTGCCCGCCCGGCGCGCTATCCGGGCTCAGGCCGTCAGCTACTTTGCCGCCAATGCCTTCGAACCGGCCTACTTTGCGCCTACCGACGCTGCCGCGCCGACCCCGGCCGTGCTGGCTCTGGGGGAAGCCCTGTTTCGGGAGCCCCTGCTCTCGGGCCGCGCAGGACGCTCCTGCGCCAGCTGCCACGTGCCCGACCGCGCCTACACCGACGGGCTGCGGGTAAACCTTTCCTTACAGGCTGGTGCCGAGCTGCCCCGCAACACACCTACGTTGCTGAATGCCGGCCTGCAAACCGAGCAGTTTGCCGACGGCCGGGTGCATTTCCTCGAAGATCAGGTGCACGCGGTGGTGTCGAACAAGGCCGAAATGGGCGGAAAGCTCAGCGAAGCTCCGGTCCTGCTGCGCAAAAAAGCCACTTACCAGAAGCTCTTTGCCCAGGCCTTTGCCTCCGAAGCCCAACCGATTTCGGAGCCCAACATTCGCCGGGCGGTGGCTGCCTACGTGCGTAGCCTGGTACGCCTCAACAGCCGCTTCGACCAGTACATGCGCGGCGATACGGCCGTGCTGAGCTCCCAGGAAGTACTGGGCTTTAACCTGTTTATGGGCAAAGCCCAGTGCGGCACTTGCCACTACATGCCCTTGTTCAACGGCACCGTGCCCCCACTCTACGACAAGACCGAAAGTGAGGTATTAGGCGTGCCCGGCAACGACCTGCAAAAACTTGCGCTGGACGCCGACCAGGGCAAGTTCCTGCTTTACGGCATTGCTCACCAGCGCAACGCCTTCAAGACGCCCACCGTCCGTAACGTGGCCCTGACAGCGCCCTATATGCACAACGGGGCCTACCAAACCCTGGAACAGGTGCTGGATTTCTACAACCGTGGGGGCGGCCAGGGCCTGGGCCTCGACGTGCCTACCCAGACACTAGCCGCCGACCAGCTCCACCTCAACGAGGCTGAGCAGCAGGCGGTTATTGCCTTCCTCAAATCCCTCAACGACGCTTCTGCCTCCGCTTATTAAGCAGAAGCCTACTCAACTTTAGTTGGCCCCGGTAAGCTGGGCAACCAGCGTATTTCAAAATCCAGCAGCTGGCGTTGGCTCTTCGTGAACCTATGTCAACTGCTGGAATTTTTATGAAACTATTTTTATATTTTTTATAATTATTTTCTTCTATATTCGACCATTCTTTCACCTTCATACCAGTTTACTTTATGACACAAGCTACCCACCGCAGCCTGTGGGCAGGTCTGTTGGCGCTCTGCACCACCAGCCTGCACGCACAAGACAACACCAGCACCCTTCAGCAAACCGGCCTCGACAACCGGGCCCAGATTACCCAGGTTGGCAATGGCCACAGCTCGGCGGGCACCCAGCTGGGCAACCTCAACACGCTGGAGGTAAATCAGTCTGGCAGCTACAACCGGGCCACCTCGGCGCAGGTCGGCAACCGCAACGCCGTTACCCAAAACCAGAGTGCCGCTTCCAGCACGGCTTCGGCCAGCCAGCTCGGCGACCGGAACACCATTTCTCAAACCCAGGAAATCGGGCCTAACCACACGGCCACGGGTGTTCAACTGGGCAACCGCAACGAACTAACCCAGGCCCAGCGGGGCTCGGGTCACCAGGCAGGAGCCGCGCAGACGGGCAACCGCAACGTGGCCGAGCAGATTCAGTTCGGCCGGGTAAACCAGGCGGGCATTCTGCAAGTGGGCGACAATAACCAGGCGTATCAGCAGCAGTCTGGCCTGGGCAACATTGCGACGCTGGCTTCCGTCGGCAACCGGAACAGCGCTGTTCAGGACCAGGGCGGCTCCAACACGGCCACGGGCGCCCAGCTCGGCAACGATAACAGCCTGACCCAGCGCCAGCAGGGCTTTGGCAATTCGGCCACGGCCAGCCAGGTCGGGAACCGCAACCTCGCCGAGCAGAGCCAGGAAGGTGGCTCACCCAGCCTGAATACGGCTACTATCGAGCAGGAGGGCAATGACAACCGCGCCTACCAGTCGCAGGGTGGCGGCGACATCTCCGCGCAAAACTCGGCCTACATTGACCAGGACGGCAACGGCCACTTTGCCCGGCAGCAGCAAACGGGCATCAGCAACTCGGCGGAAGTTTACCAGGGTATTTCGGGACAAAGCAGCACCACCATTCAGAATGGTGTCGGCAACCAGGTTGAGGTTCGGCAGAACCATCCGTAAGGCCCAGCGGTAGCACCGCCTACCTGCCCAATAAACAAGCAAAAGCCCCGCAGCAACCAAGGTTACTGCGGGGCTTTTCACTAAAGCAAGTAGTGTTTACTTATCGAGTTGCTCGGCGCGCTCGGCCAACTTTTCCCACTGGTCGTTGGTGCGGTTGAGCTCCTTTTTCACCTGCTCAAACTTCATCGTGGCGTCTTTCAGCTGGGCGGTGTTGTTGTAGATGTTCGGGTCGGCCAGCTGCTTTTCGTAGATGGCCAGCTCTTTTTCCAGGGTCGTAATCTTGCCCT belongs to Hymenobacter cellulosilyticus and includes:
- a CDS encoding cytochrome-c peroxidase, which codes for MHQEIDNMLYQVRHLEQQAPMLAFTDAEVFDAVRLNLYRLASKGLSGFDSPAAHASLPEAAATLESTTQVLSLFNVPPALRAQLARCRAAVAAPGQDFDRFDRARFFVRCFNPALAGLQQAQQQLKIPYVPARRAIRAQAVSYFAANAFEPAYFAPTDAAAPTPAVLALGEALFREPLLSGRAGRSCASCHVPDRAYTDGLRVNLSLQAGAELPRNTPTLLNAGLQTEQFADGRVHFLEDQVHAVVSNKAEMGGKLSEAPVLLRKKATYQKLFAQAFASEAQPISEPNIRRAVAAYVRSLVRLNSRFDQYMRGDTAVLSSQEVLGFNLFMGKAQCGTCHYMPLFNGTVPPLYDKTESEVLGVPGNDLQKLALDADQGKFLLYGIAHQRNAFKTPTVRNVALTAPYMHNGAYQTLEQVLDFYNRGGGQGLGLDVPTQTLAADQLHLNEAEQQAVIAFLKSLNDASASAY
- a CDS encoding leucine-rich repeat domain-containing protein, yielding MAQCPNPAAFTLADALSRPACVRELNVRGQSLELLPASVARLGSLRRLYAHENHLRHLPASLTELDSLQVLFVNKNGLLDLPADLGRLHRLQQLQIDQNVLTELPPSIGGLDSLRFLLTAWNNFTSLPEQLGQLSRLEYLDSSHNQLLFLPATLPRLQSLRYVYLNDNKLQRLPEQLGQLGRLQELNLANNQLETLPKSLGGCRELKVLIVSGNQLKALPNSLGDLQNLEILIANDNQLKGLPRSLGRLTKLKTIIVKGNAFTPAARQRAEALLPQAHIYFQ